Within Aliivibrio fischeri, the genomic segment CGTGTGATGAAAATAACTGGTCTGAAATTAAATATGGTGCACCAACTGATTACCCGATGACAGCGAGTTGTGGTCAACTTGGTCAGAAGTATGCGGATTACGGTGTGAACCCTGTTTCTGGGTTAGATTATGCGTATTCATGTCCTCGTGATAATAAGATGGAAGTAAGTGCTTTAACTCATGCTAAATGGTATGGAGCACCTGCGCCTGTTTTCGCTGCTCCAGATGCGGTACTTGAAGAGCGAGGTTTATTGGTAAATGGCCATGCAGGTCGTTGGACAAATAACGGTCACTGTAATGAAGTCCCTGAAAAAGTAGATACGTCGAAACAAGTATGGGAACGTGATGAATGTAAAATCTACGTTGGCCAAAAAGCAGGTACGTTTATTTGGGATGGTAGCAGCCAAGAAAGTGTTGAAGGCTGTGGTTGGTGGGGCGTGGAGTTATCCAAACAACGGGCCGTCAAAACTTCGGTACACTTAACCACTACTTAGGACGTTCACACGTTGATCCAGACACCATTGGTACAACAATTGATGGTGTAACGGTAGAAGCGCCACCAGCAAATCCACTTTACGCAGAACTTGATTTTTGTTCAAACCCAGGTTTGATCTGTAGCTCTGAAGAGAGTAAAGAAATTAAGTGGATCGCAGGTCTGTTCTACTGGGTAACATCAGTACAAGCTTATAATGATGTAGGCGGTCAATATGCTGATTGGAACTACTATAACGAGCTGAAAAAGTACGTAGATAGCGGCTTGCAAGGGACTCAATTTATAGATGATGTTTCTGGTATTGTAAACCGTGGTTGTCCTGATACGACGTGTTCAACTGGTGATGTTCATAACATTAAAGAGCGTCAAGATAACTTCAAATTAGTATTACAAAAATTAGGTCTTAACCCACAATAAACCGTCAACCCTGTTTACTCATTGTTTTTAGCAGATGTTGAACGCTTAAGAAGTGAGAAGGGTAAGTACTAATATACAAAAATCCCCATTAATAATGATTAATGGGGATTTTTTATTTAACTTGATTATTAAGATTGAAGGCTTTCTTCTTCAGAATCAACTTCGCCACTGTTTCTTGATTTAATAATTACAAGAGCTGCAATTGCTACCGCTGATACTACACCTGTAATCGTTGATAGCGTCATTGGTAAACCAAAACCTAGCTGACTGTTGTTTAGAATGAAAGTAATACAAACACTTGTCATAAATACTGCAGGAACGGTTGTGATCCAGTGTAGTTTGTTATGACGAACTAGATAAGCAGTTGCTGTCCAAAGCATCATTACCGCAGTCGTTTGGTTAGCAAAACCGAAGTAGCGCCAGATAATACCGAAATCTACTTGAGTTAGAATGCCACCGATAACAAACAGTGGTAGTGCCATTAATAGACGGTTACGTAATGTTTTTTGTTCCATGTTGAAGTATTCAGCAAGGATTAGACGGCTTGAACGGAATGCTGTGTCACCAGAAGTGATTGGTAGAATTACCACACCTAAGAAAGCAATGATGCCACCGAATGTACCTAATAGACCAAATGCAGAGCTGTATACCACATTACCTGGGCCACCGTTAGCAACCGCTGCTTGAAGTGCTTCCATACCATCAAAGAATGATAGAGCGATAGCACACCAGATAAGAGCGATAATACCTTCACCGATCATCGCACCGTAGAATACGAAACGACCGTTCTTTTCATTTTCCATACAACGAGCCATTAATGGCGATTGTGTCGCGTGGAAGCCAGAGATAGCACCACAAGCAATGGTAATGAATAGCGCAGGCCATAATGGCAAATCATTAGGGTTCATGTTGGTGAACATTTGACTTGGTTCGTAACCACCTAATACTGAATGGTCACTAGAAATCGCAATCGCTGAAATAAGACCAACAGACATGAAGATGAGTAGGCCACCAAAGAGTGGGTAGAAACGACCAATGATTTTATCGACAGGAACAATTGTCGCAATAATGTAGTAGGCGAAAATGATAACTACCATTGCGGTCATGGTAATGCCTAAATTAAATTGGTCATTCATTAGGTTAGTTAACATGCTTGCAGGAGCTGATACGAATACCACACCAACAAGAAGCAGCAGTACAATCGCGAATACATTCATAAAGTGTTTTGCGCCATTACCTAAGTATTTACCAGTAATACTTGGTACAGAAGCGCCACCATTACGAACAGAT encodes:
- a CDS encoding carbon starvation protein A, producing MLWFLTCVAALIGGYFLYGAFIEKVFGIKVDRQTPAHTKTDGVDYVPMSTPKVYLVQLLNIAGVGPIFGPIMGALYGPAAMLWIVLGCVFAGAVHDYFSGMLSVRNGGASVPSITGKYLGNGAKHFMNVFAIVLLLLVGVVFVSAPASMLTNLMNDQFNLGITMTAMVVIIFAYYIIATIVPVDKIIGRFYPLFGGLLIFMSVGLISAIAISSDHSVLGGYEPSQMFTNMNPNDLPLWPALFITIACGAISGFHATQSPLMARCMENEKNGRFVFYGAMIGEGIIALIWCAIALSFFDGMEALQAAVANGGPGNVVYSSAFGLLGTFGGIIAFLGVVILPITSGDTAFRSSRLILAEYFNMEQKTLRNRLLMALPLFVIGGILTQVDFGIIWRYFGFANQTTAVMMLWTATAYLVRHNKLHWITTVPAVFMTSVCITFILNNSQLGFGLPMTLSTITGVVSAVAIAALVIIKSRNSGEVDSEEESLQS